The region TGCGCCCCACGGCTCTCATTACGGTTATATGCACCCATTGTAATAACACGTGCCAAATGCAGCATGTTTTTCAGCTGACGGGTAAACATAACACCCTGATTGCTCCAACGTGATGTATCATTAATATTAATCTTGTTCCAGCGTTCCTGAAGTTCCTGAATTTTTTCATCAGTCTTCAGCAATTTATCATTATGACGAACAACCGTTACGTTATCAGTCATCCATTCACCAAGTTCCTTATGAATCTGATAGGCATTTTCGTCGCCTTCCATTTTCATGAACTCATCAAATATTTCCTGCTCTTCTTTCTCCCGTTGTTCGAACAATTCAGGTGACATATCCTCAACATGCTTATCAAGTCCATCAATGTATTCAATTGCATTCGGACCTGCTACGGATCCTCCGTAAATTGCAGAGAGCAGAGAATTTGCACCCAGACGGTTTCCGCCATGCTGTGAATAATCACACTCACCACAGGCAAAAACCCCTGGGATACTTGTCATTTGGTCATAGTCTACCCAAAGACCACCCATTGAATAGTGGACAGCAGGGAAAATCTTCATTGGTACTTTACGTGGGTCTTCACCGACAAATTTTTCATAAATCTCGATAATTCCGCCAAGCTTAACGTCAAGTTCTTTAGGATCCTTGTGGGACAAATCCAGATAGACCATATTCTCGCCATTAATACCAAGTTTTTGATTTACGCAGACATCAAAAATTTCACGTGTTGCTATATCGCGCGTTACCAGGTTCCCGTAGGCCGGATATTTCTCTTCAAGGAAATACCATGGCTCACCATCTTTGTACGTCCAGATACGTCCGCCCTCACCGCGCGCTGACTCACTCATCAGGCGCAGTTTGTCATCTCCCGGAATGGCGGTTGGATGAATTTGAATAAACTCACCATTCGCATATTTAGCACCCTGCTGATACAGAATACTGGCAGCAGACCCAGTGTTAATCATGGAGTTTGTTGACTTTCCAAAAATAATTCCCGGTCCGCCGGTTGCCATGATGGTTGCATCTGATGGATATGATTTTATTTCATGCGTTTTAATATTTTGTGCAACAATTCCTTTGCCAACACCATCATCATCCAGAATAGCACCAAGGAATTCCCAGTTCTCGTATTTTGTAACCAGACCTTCCACTTCATAGCGACGAACCTGTTCGTCCAATGCATATAATAACTGTTGTCCGGTTGTGGCTCCTGCATATGCTGTGCGGTGTACGGATGTACCGCCAAAACGCCGGAAATCAAGCAGACCTTCAGGCGTCCGGTTAAACATAACACCCATTCTGTCAAGTAAGTTTATAATTCCAGGTGCTGCATCACACATTGCTTTAACCGGCGGCTGATTTGCCAGAAAATCCCCGCCATATACGGTATCGTCAAGGTGCTTCCAAGGTGAGTCCCCCTCACCTTTAGTATTCACTGCACCATTAATCCCGCCTTGAGCACATACAGAGTGAGAACGTTTAACAGGTACAATGGAGAACAAATCTACATTCACACCTGCTTCTGCTGCCTTTATTGTTGCCATAAGACCGGCTAGACCGCCGCCTACAACAACTACTTTGCGATTACTCATGATTCTGACTCACTCCCTCTTTCCAAAAAATTAAACACCATAAGCAAATTTAATTAATGCACGTACTCCGATATAACTTATCGCAAAAAATACAATCAGCGTTGCGTATGTAACAATTTTTTGCGATTTTGGTGACTGGGTGAAGCCCCATGAAACCAGGAAACTCCATAGACCATTGCTGAAATGGAATGTAGTTGAAAGCACGCCAATAATGTAAAACCAGAACATTACCGGATTGGAAAGAATATTTTCCATCAGGTTATAATCCAGTTCCGCAGTGCCCATCCCGATTTGCACTCGTGTTTCCCAAACGTGCCAAGCGATAAAGACAAATGTAATAATCCCGGTTATGCGCTGCAGAAAAAACATCCAGTTTCGGAAATAGCCATAATTTCTTGGGTTGTTTTTTGTCACAAAAACAATATAAACACCCAAAATTGCGTGAAATAAAATAGGCAAAAAGATAATGAATGTTTCCAGCACAATCCTGAACGGCAAATCGTGCATAAATGCTGCAGCTTTGTTAAAGCTTTCTTCCCCATATACAGCAAAATGGTTTACTACCAGATGCTGAATCAGGAAGATTCCAATCGGTATGACACCTAATAAGGAATGGAGTCTTCTGTAAAAGAACTCACGATGCTCTGACATGTGTTACCCCCCTCGGTTGTGATTTGATACTGTAATTAGTAATGCACAAAATCAGATGACAATATTAACTTATTGTCCAATATTGTACAATTTATGACATATTTTATTGTACTTCTAACAATAAAAAGCGTCAAGAAAGGAAGCCTTAATTTCACAAGTATGTGATATTTATCATCATTTAAATTCTGGTTTTCAATAATATAGTCGTGTTCTTGCACTGCCGGCAGAGAACATGGATAATAAAATTATAATTGATAAGCTATTCTCGAACTTAATAATCAATGTTAAAATAAACTGGTTACTGACAGAAAGGATGACAACAATGCCAGATGCAAAGGAAGCTTTGCCTGTAAGTGTCTTGGATGAACTTCACACATCCGGTGCCGGGTATGATATCATTCGTTACCTGGGATTACCTGAGCTGCTGGGATCTGAAGCACCCACACTTCTTTATTTTATGGGTAAAAACATTGCACGAAAAATGGATATCAAATCTGTTTCGGATATTGTCTACGCATTCGAAAAAATTGGATGGGGGAAACTGGACTTAGTAAAGGAAAAGAAACGGGAATTAACATTTCATCTCATGTCTGATTCAATTGTTTACAAACTAAACGCCCCATTCGAGACAGATTTTCGACTGGAGTCAGGTTTTTTGGCTGAATCAATAGAATTAATTAAAGAGAAAACATGTGAATGCAAAGAGGAAATCAATAAAAAAATTCACATGATAGAATTTACCGTCGTTTTTACAGATTAACAGATACATCAACCAGCTGCAGACTGT is a window of Virgibacillus ihumii DNA encoding:
- the sdhA gene encoding succinate dehydrogenase flavoprotein subunit yields the protein MSNRKVVVVGGGLAGLMATIKAAEAGVNVDLFSIVPVKRSHSVCAQGGINGAVNTKGEGDSPWKHLDDTVYGGDFLANQPPVKAMCDAAPGIINLLDRMGVMFNRTPEGLLDFRRFGGTSVHRTAYAGATTGQQLLYALDEQVRRYEVEGLVTKYENWEFLGAILDDDGVGKGIVAQNIKTHEIKSYPSDATIMATGGPGIIFGKSTNSMINTGSAASILYQQGAKYANGEFIQIHPTAIPGDDKLRLMSESARGEGGRIWTYKDGEPWYFLEEKYPAYGNLVTRDIATREIFDVCVNQKLGINGENMVYLDLSHKDPKELDVKLGGIIEIYEKFVGEDPRKVPMKIFPAVHYSMGGLWVDYDQMTSIPGVFACGECDYSQHGGNRLGANSLLSAIYGGSVAGPNAIEYIDGLDKHVEDMSPELFEQREKEEQEIFDEFMKMEGDENAYQIHKELGEWMTDNVTVVRHNDKLLKTDEKIQELQERWNKININDTSRWSNQGVMFTRQLKNMLHLARVITMGAYNRNESRGAHYKPDYPDRNDEDWLKTTIAAFDQEKKAPVISYEEVDTSLIEPRLRDYTQKN
- a CDS encoding succinate dehydrogenase cytochrome b558 subunit: MSEHREFFYRRLHSLLGVIPIGIFLIQHLVVNHFAVYGEESFNKAAAFMHDLPFRIVLETFIIFLPILFHAILGVYIVFVTKNNPRNYGYFRNWMFFLQRITGIITFVFIAWHVWETRVQIGMGTAELDYNLMENILSNPVMFWFYIIGVLSTTFHFSNGLWSFLVSWGFTQSPKSQKIVTYATLIVFFAISYIGVRALIKFAYGV
- a CDS encoding YslB family protein, giving the protein MPDAKEALPVSVLDELHTSGAGYDIIRYLGLPELLGSEAPTLLYFMGKNIARKMDIKSVSDIVYAFEKIGWGKLDLVKEKKRELTFHLMSDSIVYKLNAPFETDFRLESGFLAESIELIKEKTCECKEEINKKIHMIEFTVVFTD